A genomic region of Phycisphaerae bacterium contains the following coding sequences:
- a CDS encoding phage terminase large subunit family protein, whose translation MPIDPRKLKPTELVRLLNSTPLGEVISERQLHRHRARAGFRIGDGRTVDLLRYVAWLVGARHRPKPEPDGLTGYDAHKERAAQRNREMALLGRDIATGEWVHAPRDAEQRAQAERNFRHFCEVYFPQTFHLPWSDDHLKVIAKIEQAVLEGGLFAMAMPRGSGKTSICEVACLWALVYGHREFVALIGSDEEHAASMLDSIKVELETNDLLEDDFSEVVGPVRALEGIHQRTAGQIYRGKQTYIGWTAREIVLPTLPPLEWLGNHSPKSNGAIIKVAGITGRIRGMKHKRADGSSVRPSLVLIDDPQTDESARSPSQCMTRERILSGAILGLAGPGRKIAGLMALTVVRPDDLADRILDREKHPQWQGERTKMVYTFPANEALWARYAELWRAGMRADRGAGEATEFYRANREAMDVGAVIAWPERHHPDELSAIQHAMNLRLDRGDAAFWAEYQNEPLPEEQVDDELLTVDEIVAKLNGQRRGEVPLAATHVTMFVDVQAKALFWLVVAWEDDFTGYVLDYGTEPEQKTEYFTLRDLRRTLAAAAPRAGLEGAIYAGLERLVDRTLGREWPRSDGAQVRVDRCFVDANWGQSSDVVYQFCRQSKYAGILLPSHGRYVGASSIPFSDYKRKRGDRVGLNWRIPVITGRRTVRHVLFDTNYWKSFVQARLAVPMGDPGCLSLFGRRAEVHRLLAEHLTAEYRVRTEGRGRTVDEWKLRVDGLDNHWLDCLVGCAVAASMGGAAPPGLVGDAPKPRPTMRLSEMRRDRR comes from the coding sequence GTGCCGATTGACCCGCGCAAACTGAAGCCGACCGAACTGGTTCGGCTCCTCAATAGCACGCCGCTCGGCGAGGTCATCTCCGAGCGGCAGCTGCATCGCCACCGCGCGCGGGCGGGTTTCCGCATCGGCGACGGGCGGACGGTCGATCTGCTGCGCTACGTCGCGTGGCTGGTCGGCGCGCGGCACCGGCCGAAGCCCGAGCCCGACGGCCTGACCGGGTACGACGCCCACAAGGAGCGGGCCGCCCAGCGCAACCGCGAGATGGCGCTGCTGGGTCGGGACATCGCCACGGGTGAGTGGGTCCACGCCCCGCGGGACGCGGAGCAGCGCGCGCAGGCCGAGCGCAACTTCCGCCACTTTTGCGAGGTGTATTTTCCGCAGACGTTCCACCTGCCCTGGTCGGACGACCACTTGAAGGTCATCGCCAAGATCGAGCAGGCGGTGCTGGAAGGCGGCCTGTTCGCGATGGCGATGCCGCGCGGCAGCGGCAAGACGTCCATTTGCGAAGTGGCGTGCCTGTGGGCGCTGGTGTACGGGCACCGGGAGTTCGTCGCCCTGATCGGCAGCGACGAAGAGCACGCGGCGAGCATGCTCGACAGCATCAAGGTCGAGCTGGAGACCAACGACCTGCTCGAGGACGACTTCAGCGAGGTCGTCGGGCCGGTCCGCGCGCTGGAGGGCATCCACCAGCGGACGGCCGGTCAGATCTACCGCGGCAAGCAGACCTACATCGGCTGGACGGCGCGGGAGATCGTGCTGCCGACGCTGCCACCGCTCGAGTGGTTGGGGAACCACTCGCCTAAGTCGAACGGCGCGATCATCAAGGTGGCGGGCATCACGGGGCGTATTCGCGGCATGAAGCACAAGCGCGCGGACGGCTCATCGGTGCGCCCGTCGCTGGTGCTCATCGACGATCCGCAGACGGACGAGTCAGCCCGCTCGCCGTCGCAGTGCATGACACGCGAACGCATCCTGTCGGGCGCGATCCTGGGGCTGGCCGGTCCCGGCCGGAAGATCGCGGGGCTGATGGCGCTGACCGTCGTGCGGCCGGACGACCTGGCCGATCGCATTCTCGATCGTGAGAAGCACCCGCAGTGGCAGGGTGAACGCACCAAGATGGTCTACACGTTCCCCGCCAACGAAGCGCTGTGGGCCCGCTACGCCGAATTGTGGCGCGCGGGCATGCGCGCGGACCGTGGTGCGGGCGAGGCGACCGAGTTCTACCGCGCCAATCGCGAGGCGATGGACGTGGGCGCCGTGATCGCCTGGCCCGAGCGCCACCATCCCGATGAGCTCTCTGCCATCCAGCATGCGATGAACCTGCGGCTGGACCGGGGCGACGCCGCCTTCTGGGCGGAGTATCAGAACGAGCCGCTGCCGGAAGAGCAGGTCGACGACGAGCTGCTCACGGTGGACGAGATCGTGGCCAAGCTTAACGGCCAGCGCCGCGGCGAGGTGCCACTCGCAGCGACGCACGTGACGATGTTCGTGGACGTGCAGGCGAAGGCGCTCTTCTGGCTGGTCGTCGCCTGGGAGGACGATTTCACAGGGTACGTGCTCGACTACGGCACGGAACCGGAGCAGAAGACCGAGTACTTCACCCTCCGCGATCTGCGCCGCACACTCGCGGCCGCTGCGCCACGGGCGGGGCTCGAGGGCGCGATCTACGCCGGGCTCGAGCGGCTCGTTGACCGGACCCTCGGTCGCGAATGGCCGCGCAGCGATGGCGCGCAGGTGCGTGTTGACCGGTGTTTCGTCGACGCGAACTGGGGGCAGTCGTCCGACGTCGTATACCAGTTCTGCCGGCAGTCCAAGTACGCCGGCATTCTCCTGCCCAGCCACGGCCGCTACGTCGGCGCGTCGTCGATCCCGTTCAGCGACTACAAACGCAAGCGCGGCGACCGCGTCGGCCTGAACTGGCGCATCCCGGTGATTACCGGCCGACGCACGGTTCGCCACGTGCTCTTCGACACGAACTACTGGAAGAGCTTCGTGCAGGCACGGCTGGCGGTGCCGATGGGTGACCCGGGTTGCCTATCGCTGTTCGGCCGCCGGGCCGAGGTGCATCGGCTGCTCGCTGAACACCTCACGGCCGAATACCGCGTGCGGACCGAGGGACGGGGCCGGACCGTGGACGAATGGAAGTTGCGCGTGGACGGCCTCGATAACCACTGGCTCGATTGCCTGGTCGGCTGCGCGGTGGCGGCGTCGATGGGCGGCGCGGCGCCGCCCGGGCTCGTGGGCGACGCGCCCAAGCCCCGGCCGACGATGCGGCTGTCCGAGATGCGGAGGGATCGCCGGTGA
- a CDS encoding HNH endonuclease, which produces MSNLPAPRHASALDGVSDERWRDIPGFPEYQASDLGRIRSRKSGAWRLLCATPHPKTGYLVVSPRVAGRYIARSVHRLVAKAFFGEAGGRDVNHVNGNKHDNRLVNLEYLSRGENHRHAYRTGLREPVGKKLTDQQVHHIAALRGLATQAEIARQFGVCRATVSRIHRRERCALLSA; this is translated from the coding sequence GTGAGCAACTTACCTGCGCCAAGACACGCATCTGCGCTCGATGGAGTCAGCGATGAACGGTGGCGGGACATCCCTGGATTCCCGGAGTACCAGGCCAGCGACCTAGGGCGGATTCGGAGTCGCAAGTCTGGGGCTTGGCGGCTCCTTTGCGCGACTCCCCATCCGAAGACTGGCTACCTGGTTGTGAGTCCACGCGTGGCGGGCCGGTATATCGCGAGAAGTGTACACCGTCTGGTTGCCAAGGCGTTTTTCGGGGAGGCCGGAGGACGTGACGTGAACCACGTCAACGGGAATAAGCATGACAATCGGCTGGTGAACTTGGAGTACCTCAGCCGCGGCGAGAATCACCGTCACGCCTACCGAACAGGGCTGCGCGAACCTGTCGGCAAGAAGCTGACCGATCAGCAAGTGCACCACATCGCGGCGCTCAGGGGCCTTGCTACCCAGGCGGAGATCGCCAGGCAGTTTGGCGTCTGTCGTGCGACCGTCAGTCGAATCCACAGAAGGGAGCGCTGCGCGCTCCTG
- a CDS encoding phage portal protein yields the protein MTVFQWLRQLGGRKVKGPTSARGRLLVVRGKYDAAQTTPENRRHWAQADHLSADAAMGADVRRVLRSRARYEVANNSYAKGIVLTLANYVVGTGPRLQMLTDDSEANRLIEQEFTRWARAIGLSHKLRTMRIAQCESGECFGLLTSNPRVGRASPPASLPVTLDLRLIEADQVSTPFGVLPLEERAVDGIVFDGFGNPIAYYVLRRHPGDPRAWRAGPDAYDLMPIESVVHLFRAERPGQSRGIPEVTSALSLFATLRRYTLAVLGAAEQAALPSGVIYTDAPADAESAAVEPMDTVEMDRGTWMTMPYGWKIGQVKAEQPTTVYGDFKHEVINEIARCLNMPFNIAAGNSSGYNYASGRLDHQAFFKAIRVDQNFLGDTVLDRLLKAWLDEAVLIDGYLPQWLRRLGVDLAHQWFWDGFEHVDPQKEAGAQATRLQSNTTTLAAEYAKAGLDWESELRQRAREVTLMRELGLTTATAAPATPPTEDEPQEEDDDVTEDVDAHARA from the coding sequence GTGACAGTGTTCCAGTGGCTGCGACAGCTCGGAGGGCGGAAGGTCAAGGGGCCCACGTCGGCTCGCGGCCGGCTGCTCGTCGTCCGCGGCAAGTACGACGCCGCCCAGACCACGCCCGAGAACCGCCGCCACTGGGCGCAGGCCGATCACCTTTCCGCCGATGCCGCCATGGGCGCCGACGTGCGGCGCGTGCTGCGCAGCCGGGCCCGTTACGAGGTCGCCAACAACAGCTACGCCAAGGGCATTGTGCTGACGCTGGCGAACTACGTCGTCGGCACCGGTCCGCGGCTGCAGATGCTCACGGACGACTCGGAAGCCAACCGGCTCATCGAGCAGGAATTCACCCGCTGGGCCAGGGCGATCGGCCTTTCTCACAAGCTCCGCACGATGCGCATCGCGCAGTGCGAAAGCGGCGAGTGCTTCGGCCTGCTGACCAGCAACCCGAGGGTGGGGCGGGCGTCCCCGCCCGCCAGCCTGCCAGTCACACTTGACCTGCGACTGATTGAAGCCGACCAGGTCTCGACGCCGTTCGGTGTCCTGCCGCTGGAGGAGCGGGCCGTCGACGGCATCGTCTTCGATGGCTTCGGCAACCCAATCGCGTACTACGTCCTGCGGCGCCATCCCGGTGACCCGCGCGCGTGGCGCGCCGGCCCCGACGCCTACGACCTCATGCCGATCGAGTCGGTCGTGCACCTGTTCCGGGCCGAGCGCCCGGGCCAGAGCCGCGGCATCCCGGAGGTCACCAGCGCCCTATCGCTGTTCGCGACGCTGCGCCGCTACACGCTGGCCGTGCTCGGCGCGGCGGAGCAAGCCGCGTTGCCCAGCGGTGTCATCTACACCGATGCCCCGGCGGACGCCGAGTCGGCGGCGGTGGAGCCGATGGACACGGTCGAGATGGACCGCGGCACCTGGATGACGATGCCGTACGGCTGGAAGATCGGCCAAGTCAAAGCGGAACAACCGACGACGGTGTACGGCGACTTCAAGCACGAGGTGATCAATGAGATCGCCCGTTGCCTGAACATGCCGTTCAACATCGCGGCCGGCAATTCCTCGGGCTACAACTACGCCTCGGGGCGGCTCGATCATCAAGCCTTCTTCAAGGCGATCCGCGTCGACCAGAACTTCCTCGGCGACACGGTCCTCGACCGGCTACTCAAGGCGTGGCTGGACGAGGCCGTGCTCATCGACGGTTACCTGCCGCAGTGGCTGCGTCGACTGGGCGTCGACCTGGCCCACCAGTGGTTCTGGGACGGCTTCGAGCACGTCGATCCGCAGAAGGAAGCCGGCGCGCAGGCCACCCGCCTGCAGAGCAACACCACGACGCTGGCTGCTGAGTACGCGAAGGCCGGACTCGATTGGGAGTCCGAGCTACGGCAGCGCGCTCGCGAAGTGACGTTGATGCGCGAGCTGGGACTCACCACGGCCACCGCCGCACCAGCGACGCCACCCACCGAAGATGAACCTCAGGAGGAGGATGACGATGTCACGGAAGACGTCGACGCCCACGCCCGCGCGTGA